DNA from Osmerus mordax isolate fOsmMor3 chromosome 2, fOsmMor3.pri, whole genome shotgun sequence:
AATTCTGCACTGGAATGTATCATGATGTTTTTTGCTTTTATATAAAAGTcttttctatttaaaaaaaggtGTCATGCCAGTGATTTCGGTGGTGTGACATTCATTGTTGTGTTCTTCAGGGGTTTGTCGGAGGGTTAGAACCTTCTAGAAGAGCAGAGGCTGTTCCTGGGTCCGGGTGTTCAGCCTCACTAGCCAGCTGTCTGGGCAGATGCCACAGTCAGGGGGCCTGTCCAACACCTGGCTCCCTCCACAGACAGACGCCCagatgtgtgggggtgtgtggaggtgtgtgggggtgtgtgggggtgtgtggaggtgtgtgggggtgtgtgggggtgtgtggaggtgtgtgggggtgtgtggaggtgtgtgggggtatgtgggggtgtgtgggggtgtgtggaggtgtgtgggggggtgtggaggtgtgtgggggtatgtgggggtgtgtgggggtgtgtggaggtgtgtgggggtgtgtgggggtgtgtgggggtgttgctAGGGCAGTgtatgtgcgagagagagaggggtatgtgtgtgtttaggaggaTAGCGGTTTGAAAGCGGGCAGCTGATGTCTGAGAGAAGACTTTTCCAGACCTGCATCTCAGGTCAAGCTTTAGCAGATATGCAGTCAGAGTAAGTCACAGTAGAGTCACAGTAGAGTCGAGTAGaatagggtttaggttggttgaggggcagttctatgggcgtatgtgaagccctctgtgacatgcttgcgtgtaaaaagggctatacaaatacattttgatttgaataGGTCAGAGTAAAGTAGAATAGAGTAGGTCAGAATAGTGTAGGATAGAGAGTGTGAGATCAGGGTAGAGTAGGATAGGTTAGAGAAGGTCTAGCAAGTTCCCAGTTTGTTCCAGCTGCCCAGCCGCCCATATTTAGCATCTATACTCCACATGTGAGGTAGGCTCAGATACATACTCCACACATGTGAGTTAGGCTCAGATACATACTCCACATGTGAGGCAGGCTCAGATACATACTCCACACATGTGAGGCAGGCTCAGATACATACTCCACATGTGAGGCAGGCTCAGATACATACTCCACATGTGAGGCAGGCTCAGATACATACTCCACACATGTGAGGCAGGCTCAGATACATACTCCACATGTGAGGCAGACTCAGATACATACTCCGCATGTGAGGCAGGCTCAGATACATACTCCACACATGTGAGGCAGGCTCAGATACATACTCCACATGTGAGGCAGGCTCAGATACAGCTACATTTGACCGGTGATTCatcagcctcctccacctcctctccatacAGCGTCAGTAGCCGTGGATGGACcctggagaggacacacacacacacaaagacatgcatgtatgcacgtacacacgcagatccaagcacatacacagatacacgtacgcacaaaaacataaacacacacactcacgcagatacacaaaaacacagacatacataacatttcatGACACACCTATGGATGAGCTTTACTGTGGTCTGAGTCCATGTGGGTGTAGGGTTAGGggtcaggttagggttaggggtcagaGGTTATACCTGATCAGCAGTTCGTTTGGCACGTCTAGCAAGTCTCCGTCGATGTTCCAGGGGTACGTCCCCTCGGACGAGATGATGGGCGTGGTCTTGGAGTCACACTCCTCGTTCTCCTCCAGCGTCTCGTCGGCCCAGCCGACCGCGGAGCGGGGGCGGAGCCTGACCGCTTGCACGGAGTGCGTCTCGACGAACGAGAAGCTGAACTGTGGAGGAATGAGCTGTGAGTCCCACCCAGTGCTGGTGGACaggtacagtcacacacagcgcTGGCTAACAGacccgaggagagagagagagagagagagagagagagagagagagagagagagagagagagagagagagagagagagagagagagagagagagagagagagagagagagagagagagagagagagagagaggagggtcggATCCTGACATCCTGTCATGTTGGATGTGGGTCATTTCTTTGGTTCTGGGTTTGAAGGTACAATAGGGTGAGGCTAACTTTGACCTGGGCCTGAGTCTTGAGGCTGTCTCAGTTTGGaggagagacaaaaaaaagagagagaagcagatagagaggggtgaggagtgagagaaagagagagcagagagaagtgaaagagcagagaggagcagggcagagacagacagagcatgcAGGACAGAGCAGCCAGTCCGGGAGCAGGCCGGCCAGTAGGGGGCAGTGATGAAGCACAAAAAGATGGAGccggaagaagaggagaaagtccCTGAGCCCCCGGCCTATAGTGTCCATGCCTGCAGCCAAGCCACAGCCCGCTCTGTAGGTAGACCAGCGGACACAATAACATGGCCTCAATACTCTGACTCATTCCAGCTTAGCCTGGCCTAGCTATTCATGTCTTCTGACCTCAAATGTCTTGGTGTTGGCCTCCTGACATCCCATAATGTTGCCACGGAGACGGGCAAACAGGGTCAAGGCAGGGCAGATGAGAGGTAAACGAACCAGAGCTCTAATACCACCTGACGGTTGGCTTAGCGATGGAATATTCCagtagctccctctctctcactcactcactcactcactcactctcaatctctctctctccttctctctctctctctctctctctctctctctctctctctctctctctctctctctctctctctcactctccccttccCGGCTCCTTCATGTCCACAGAATGATGTGTGGTGTGCGAACCAGCAGTGGTGAAGGTTcccttgtgctctctctccatgCTGTATATAGAATGTAGGTTAGCTTCTCACCTAGCCACGGCTGGTCACAAACTGGACTAATCAGCTTTAGCCTGGCCTGGTCCGGTCAGCACAGTTAGCCTGACGTAACCACGTCAGGCGGCTAGCTGCTAATCTGGGGAGACAACATGCTAATCACACTGATCCTCTTCTACAGTCTACTGTCTTCTACAGTCTATTGTCTTGTATGGACCACCATCTTTGGAGGAGGGGATAGATGAAGGAGAGTGAGTTGCGCCTAGCAAGGTTTCTTACATGTTTTTCTCTAAGAGTTTTTGGAGGAAGTTTTTTATTGTCTTCTTTTGAGGGGTTCAGGTTAGTTTTCAGGTGCTATTCCAGGGGCATCTGTGAATctttgacattgcttgtaaacgGACTACGCAAACAAGATGTGGACCATCTCTGACACTTCCTGGGTATAGGCAGAGAAAAGGAAAGCCTGGGCTCACCTGATTGCTCACGCTGTTGTACCTCTTCAGGTGCTTGACGAACTCTGACCTGGAAGTGTTTCCTGCTGTGATCAGAGCCATGCTGCCATTGGCCAGTCTGACAGAGACGGGGAGAGCACGGGCAGACGTGATTGGTCGGCAGACAGGACAGAACATCGCAGTGacaggagatggtggaggaacAGTGTGTATTCAAAGGGATTGTGTCGCTGGGATTGGGcaacttcccccctccccccgtcttaATCATGGTCATTAAATGTTGATTAGTCCAGTTATATGTCCATGACCTCAGCAGTCTGATCCACTGATCTCCTCCCCCACAGGATtaacgcacgcatgcacgcaaacacacacacacacaacccccccccccacacacacacacgcacaaacacacccccacacacgcgcacacacttaaacccccccacacacaaacacataacccccccccacacacacacacacataaccccccccccacacacacacacataaccccccccccccacacacacacacacacgcacaaacacacccccccccccacacacacacacacataaccccccccacacacacacacacacacgcacaaacacacccccacacacgcatacacacacacacaggatttccTTGTGGCTGCCCACCCTAATGCCAGTGGGGCCTCAGCCAGGGCAGAAGGCTGAGACACAGTGACCCACTGTCCTTACTCtgatcagcatgtgtgtgtgtgtgtgagtgtgtgtgtgctgacctggTGTTCGGGGCCAGTCCACGCGGGGCCATCGAGCAGAGACAGGGTATCGCCATGATGCTGATGTTGAGATAGAGACCCTGGAGGGtcttccactccccctcctcctctacacacacacacacacaagcacagacacacacacacatgcatgcacacacacacgcacatgcacatgcatgcacgggcacacacacacgcacagacacacgcacgttatacacacacacggaaggtTACACGCACGtcacgcatagacacacacattgagagCCAGGCACCCTGAGCCgaagtgaaacacacacacacacaccagaacactcaCCTGTATCTTCCCCATCTGTCGCTGAGTCATCCCTGCAGGAGAACACAAGATCATGTGAACAGCTTGCCAGCTTCACAGGTTCCCCAGCCCGCCCCAGTTCCCCCGGCAGACACACGcgtcctctggtctgtgtttgaTATCGAGAGGTTTGGATTGCCGTCACGTGCTGGATGAAACGCACCGGTGCTGTTTCTAAGATGACGTTCCAACATGTGGAGGGGCTCATTCTACAGCCTGGCTCGGCAGAGATGGGTGGAGTGCTCTAGTCcgggacagtgtgtgttgtcgtgtgtattagagtgtgtgttggtgtgcgtgtgtataagtgtgtattAGTGTTTACTAGTAGTGTGTAGTAGTGTGTGGTGTTCTCGGCCTGACTGTAAGACCTACTGAGAAGCTCCAGTCTGGACTGTCTTCACCGGCAGGAACAACAACTCACAGTCCtcaggcctgagagagagagagatatggagagagagatatggagagagagatatggagagagagagatatggagagagagagatatggagagagagagagatatggagagagagatatatggagagagagagatatggagagagagatatggagagagagagagatatggagacagagagagatatggagagagagagagagatatggagagagagatatatggagagagagagagcgatgaagagagggagagaaatagagagaggaaaggagggagggagagagagagagagagagagagagagagagagagagagagagagagagaggagagagagagagagagagagagagagagtgagcgagcaggagggaaggagggagggagggagattaagggagagagagggagagggatggagagagaggggagggagggatgaaggaacgcagagatgagagagataagGACAGAGAAATGTGGATGGAAGGATGTGagcggaggagagaaaaaaggtttTCCTCCAAACAGACAGATTGATGTGTGATCAGTCAGATTGTTCACAGACAGGGACAACTCTCCCACCGCCAAACTTCCCCCACTGGGACTCCgctttgtgcgcgtgtgtgtgattgtgtgtgtgtgtcgtacttGAGGTTGGCCAGTGTTTTGATGACAGCGAACTCTCGTCTCTGCCCAGGAGGCATCCAGCGGTGTCGCTCCGCTAGCGCCAGCGTGCGCCCACCAAACCCAAACATGGAGGAGAAACCGAAACGCAGCAGGCGGCCCAGAGAGATGAAACTACACACATCTACCTCCTGGTGGtggcctggaacacacacatacacaggtgcaagcacacatacagacagacacatacattcacatacatgtatgcacacatatacaaacacacacaggtaagcacacacacatagggcaagcatacaaacacacacacacatgcacacgagcAAAAGTATGCACACGTACACCCACACAAAGGCAAGCATAGACACACATAGGCAAGCATACACACATGGGCACACCCCCACACATAGggaagcacacacgcacacacacaaacacgtcattatttctatattttacaTTGATGGTATTTTTTATGAGGTATGTCCTTAGAATCAAACTACAGCGCTTGTGTCATTTGTAAATGGgcttttacagacacacacgcacacacaaattcagTCCAACCTACAACTTCGTACATTCCTGTGACCTCTTTCTGTCTTGCCCATATATGGTAGCCTACACCTCATGCATATTCATGAGGGCCAGTTGGCCCTATTCTCATGCGTGCATATTAATATTGTTTAATTAGAGGAAGAAGTGGCTTTggtggccccgcccccctccgtcAGGTGCTCCCCTGCTGCATGTTGTTGTTTAGAGCAGTTGTCTCTCAACAACagatccaccccccccacacacacacacacacacaaccagatacACACGCTTATTcactcacgcatacacacacacccacacacacacacacaaccagatacACACGCTTCTTCActtacgcatacacacacacactctccagttAGCTGAGTAGCTATGGATTACAGCAGCATATGGCAGCGGAGTAAGACAGGGGATTGGGCGATGATGGAGGTCATGTGGTCAGACCAGGTCAGCTCAGAGACAACAGAACTACAGAGATGGCTTATCTTACATCTAAGACTAGGAGAGATGAGCAGGTCTGACACCTACAGACCAAGACAGAACACTACACACTGAGAAtggcgtgtgtgtacgtatgtgtgcgtgtgtgtatgtacatgtgtgtgtgtacatgtgtgtgtgtatatgtgtgtgtgtacatgtatgtgtggggagtcaggtggctgagcggtgaaggaatcgggctagtaatcggaaggttgccagtttgattcccggtcatgccaactgacNNNNNNNNNNNNNNNNNNNNNNNNNNNNNNNNNNNNNNNNNNNNNNNNNNNNNNNNNNNNNNNNNNNNNNNNNNNNNNNNNNNNNNNNNNNNNNNNNNNNNNNNNNNNNNNNNNNNNNNNNNNNNNNNNNNNNNNNNNNNNNNNNNNNNNNNNNNNNNNNNNNNNNNNNNNNNNNNNNNNNNNNNNNNNNNNNNNNNNNNTTGCAGCATGCTCGCAAGGAGACGAGTCCGATCGCCGTACAAAGTTGTCTGCTAGCTTGTCTCCATGCTAACCATTCAAACAACACCGCTCTCAACAGTCATTGGTTCAACCATTCAAACAACACCGCTCTCAACAGTCATTGGTTCAACCATTCAAACAACACCGCTCTTGGGttcatacacagacatgcatctgtcacatggctcttctGTCCTTGGCTGTCTCCCTTGCATAGATCTTGcgttgcgcgcgtgtgtgtgtgtgtgagtgcgtgcgtgtgcgtcccTGAGTGGACGTTTACAACATCAACCCTTGCCCCCACCAGGTGacaagataagggtcttgtatgtttacctAGTTCATTTGTGGGCTTCTCTCCCTGTAGACGAGGAATGCCGCTTCTTTTACACAGGATAATACAGAATGATAACAGAATAAAGGTTTACAACCTTAATTCTTCCGCCAGTGGTGACTGGAGGACAGGACATAAGAACAGATTCAGTGTCGGGGGctgaggtgaagggaggggggtgggggtggggtggggaaagCACTGTTGTTTTTGCCGTCGTCGGGTAATCTCCAGTGTGCTGCCAGTCACCCCGGTTCCGTTCCCACAGCTCCTGCTGCATTGTGGGTGATTTGTGGGTCTGTGGCAGGTTAGCTGTTCCTGCCAatggggtgggagtggggggggggggttaggagaggacgacgcatgggggggggcagttacAGGTgataggtgaggggggggaatcGAAGAGAAGGGGTGAGGAAAAGGGTGAgacaaaggagaggagatgggagagagtgcGAGGGCAGAGTACGGGGAGTTTGGGCGGTGGtgcgaggtgagggggggaggagggagggaggaggggggggagcatgAGGGGGAGTGGTAGTACAAGGGGGGTCTTTGTTTCAGTCGGGCAAAAAGGGGGTACTTGGCTC
Protein-coding regions in this window:
- the cerkl gene encoding ceramide kinase-like protein; protein product: MQQELWERNRGHHQEVDVCSFISLGRLLRFGFSSMFGFGGRTLALAERHRWMPPGQRREFAVIKTLANLKPEDCELLFLPVKTVQTGASQDDSATDGEDTEEEGEWKTLQGLYLNISIMAIPCLCSMAPRGLAPNTRLANGSMALITAGNTSRSEFVKHLKRYNSVSNQFSFSFVETHSVQAVRLRPRSAVGWADETLEENEECDSKTTPIISSEGTYPWNIDGDLLDVPNELLIRVHPRLLTLYGEEVEEADESPVKCSCI